AACCAACAGGCACcccctcctgagtcccagtccagcctCTCAATCCTCCTGCGTCTCCCAGTCCAGGATCCCCCATCCCAAGAACTTCACCTCCCAATCACCCCATCCTGAACACCCCAAAAGCCTCATCTCCCCCCCTTTATTCTTATACCCCCCCCACTGCTCCACCACTCCACCTGTCTGGGTCCATCCTTAATCCCAACCCTCACACCATGCCACCTCACTGCTCCATGTACTAGTGGTAATGCCATTCATCACTCAAATTTGGGGTGCCATGGGCATGTGAGAACTCTGGTTAGCGTAGGAGCAAGAGGAACTGCCCAAGTACAGGATGAGAGGCAAAGTGCTGCGTGTGGGGTGGTGGAGGATGAGAGGATGCCCACCCAGGCACCCCAACATATTTCCCTCAGGGTTCCCCCAACCATCAAACTCATCACGCCTCTGCCCACCATGAACCCGCCCTTATAAAAATCTCCCACTACTTGGGCTCCCATCCCCAGGCAACCCATTTCAAGCCCTCCCAATATCCACAAGGCCCCCATCCGTAGGTCCTCCACACCCAACTCATCACCCCTCACATCAATCCCCTCTCGtctcctcaatcccaacccacacaccctgtggagtggggggagggcgtGCACTGGTCTTGGTCTGTGCATGAAATTCCGGTGTCCACAGGAGTTTGTCTGCCCTGCCTACATTACACTAAGATGGCAACCCAGCAATGGACACACACTCGTTTCTGAGGGTCAGAAACTAGGTTAAGTCTGATACTGGGAGCTAAGACCTGGGTCAGTAGtgaggtggtgggggtggggtgaggaaggagCTGTGATGTGTGCTGAACTAGGCAGGTCTGACTCACTCCTTCGCTGAAGAATTTCCAGGTTCTGGATTTCCTGGTCCTGCCCAGATTTACAAATTTACTTATTTACATAGTGTTTCCTCAAATATTCTCCAGTAAAAGAGCTTCACCATTAGAAACGccctctgtccctctcactgTTGGGCTCCTGAGAGGATGTGGAAGGAGGTACTGTCTGTGACCTTTTATCGGGCTGTCTTCACTGAGTTCCTAGCCACCTCCATCTACGTCTTCTTCGGCCTGGGCTCAGTCCTCCGGTGGCCCTCAGCCCTCCCCACCATCTTACAGATCTCTATTACCTTCAACTTGGCTGCAGCTACTGTGGTCCAGATTGCCTGGCATGTCAGTGGCGCTCATGTCAACCCAGCTGTGACTATGGCCTTCCTGCTTGGCTCTCATATCTCTTTGGGAAGAGCTGCTTGCTATATGGTTGCCCAGCTGGCTGGAGGTATCGCTGGAGCAGCCACGCTGTATGGAGTAACGCCTGCAGAGGTCCAAGGAAGCTTAGGCATTAACACGGTGAGTTTCTCACCCTCTTTTTGATAGTGCTGAAGAAAGTGAATGACCATTAACATTGCTGTGAGCCAGATGTGCAAACTTCCCAACACACCTCTTCCAGTCCCCTCATTCTTGACCTGTGTGGCGCCCTGCTAGTCCAGGCTTGGGTTAATATGTAGCTATATGTAGTGGTGACAGATAGCAGTGTcaatgcacctcaatcctgacctgcaccctgctgcaggaggagaaactgccaACCACGCTGAATTATGTTGTAATTCTAAATTAGGAGGCCAGTGCTGTGGTAGGTATGGATTGAGGGGGATTTGTGATAAAAAATCACTGCCATCTGCTCAAGATGGAAACACAAATGGGCTAATCCTTACAGTGAAACCTGCCCAGTGACCAACTAGAAATGAATGCCCAGTGCAGGCGGGTTTTTAAATACAGGTCAAACAAAACTATACTTGATACCTCATGGATCTGTGCCTATTTAAGTCAAGCCAAAGGAGTGGCTAGTGGAAGTGATTACCCTTAGCAAAGGTTTCCGCATGTATTGGGCATTGATTACTGTGACTATCACACTTTTTACAGATGAGAAGTGAGGCTCAGAACGAGGAAGGGACTCACCCAAGATATCAGAACAACTTAATGGACTCCACAGATAGGACCTACAGCTGAGCATTCCTGCTTTTTACATATGTTTCAAATAATTTCCACGCATTCCCAGCTAAGTGGATTTTAGTTGCATGAGTACATGCTTGCCTCTCTGCTTTTCCATGCTCCCAACAACATAGTACCTAAGCCATAAGGAACAGATTTTCACCCTAGAGCCCCCATGGTTCTCAATTGGTATGCATGTGTAGAATTCTTCATTGTtctcaatgagagctgctggataCTGAGAcattctgaaaatctgtccccaaTAGCCCACAAAAACTTTGGAACAGTAGTAACCAATCTGCCATCGATGCCTGATCTGTACATTCTGTGCTTATCACTCCTACACTTGGTTAGTTGCTACTGCATGGCTCCAAAATTAAGGTTACAAACCATGAAAGATCCCCTTACCCCCACTGTTACACTTAAGTCTCCCAGGAGCTCATGTCACTGCAGATGCCTGCTTTTGAGGTGGATTGTGTGAGGCAGCAGGGTTACCTAGTGTGGCTGGTGGGCAGAAGCCGATGGGCTGCTGTGATCTCCTAAGAAGTCCCTTTGCCATCCCTTTCCCCAGGTGCGGAGCAACATCACTTCTGGACAAGCAGTTGCTGTTGAGCTCATTCTCACCTTTCAGCTGGTTCTTTGCTATTTTGCTTCCACCGACAGACACAGAAATGCCAACTCCCCAGCCATATCCATTGGCATATCTGTAGCCCTGGGACACCTGATTGGGGTAAGCTTGTTAGGCACTGCATAAAACATGGAGAGGTTTGTACCTAATGgttgtttcaaaacaaataaaaacatgcaCTGCAATTCTGAACACCCTGCCTGCCAAAAGCActgcttggagcagggcaggagtACTGGCTGTGGGGAAAGCTTATTGTTATGCCAGTCCCAGCCTTTTCCACTACAAGATGCTCACTGTGGGAGGAACTCCCAACTATGCCAATTCCATGCTTCTCCCAATATACAGCAATGACGACTAAACTATTACTAGAAGAGAGATATTTGTAAATGTCTAATTGCCTGAACTACAGCCAGAGAGATATGACAAATCAAACATGAGGTTCGTTTGGACTTCATTCATCTTTAGACAGTGAAATTCTCCTAATACTTTCTTTTCCATCTGTTTACTAGATCTACTTCACTGGCTGCTCCATGAATCCTGCAAGATCTTTTGGCCCTGCTGTCATAGTCAACAAGTTTACTGTCCACTGGGTAATATCATTATGTCCTTTCCCTTTCTGTTCTAGAGGTCTCTACCATCTCCAAAATACCTTGGGTGAGATGTTGAAATTTGGCCTTATTGCATCCCAGGTTTCTAGGAGCTCCTTATATCAAGGCACTGAGACCCAACAGTGAGTAACATGGGATGAGCTTTATCAATTATGTCTGCACTGAATGCAATCAGTCCAGCATTTACTAAatccccaaactccttccccagcaggcactgggctcagTGTAAAGTCTGGGAAGGACACATAGGAGTCAGTCTCCTCTTTAGATGTTCCAAACGCCTGGAAGGGAAGGTCCctaggagtctgaattagctgggTGTACCACTCTGCAGGCATGTCTTCATCTTCATGTAATCAATCAGTGTTTCACTGTTAAGGGGCTAGCTACACCTGCCTCCGTCGCACTATCTGGTCCGTTAATGCACCACCTTTGGATCTTAGGTCTCTTATCCTCACCTCTCTCGGACTGAAAGCTTGTGATTCTTCTACTCTTAGCTCAGGGTCCCCTGTATACCAACTGCTTATTGCCCTGTAGGGCTAGATCAGTTTAATCACCTCCTTAAGCCTCCCTTCAgaaaccagcagagaatcctgtggcaccttatagactaacagacattttggagcatgagttttcgtgggtgaatgtagactacatgcatctgacgaagtgggtagtcacccacaaaagctcatgctccaaaacgtctgttagtctataaggtgccacaggattctctgctgcttttacagatccagactaacacagctacccctctgatccttcaGAAACCATGATCAATGACACTGACCAACAGCtcttaaaacaatgtatttttatatGCAGTTGaacaaacataagaacagctatattgggtcagactatgctcatctagcccagcatcctgtatCTGACAGGGCCAAtgcaggtgctccagagggaatgaacagaacaggtaatcatcctcTGTTGCACATTCCaagctctggcaaacagagtctagggacaacCATCCTGCCCATCCTGCTAGTTGCCActgatgcacctatcctccatgaatttatctaggtatttttaaacctgttatagtcctggcttcacaacatcctggcAAGGAAATCACAGGTAACTGTGCACTGTAAGTAAGAAATACTTCGTTTGTTTAAACCTTAtgctattaattcatttggtgacccctagttcttgtgttatttactttgcatacccatcatgattttatagactttatCATACCCCCCTGAGTCATTTTTCCAATGAAAAGTCCAATCTTTATATCTTCCTCATTTGAACGGCTGCTTCATAcccaaacatttttgttgcccttttctgaaccttttcaattccagtatatcttttttgagatggggcaaccacatctgcaggtAGTATTCAAGATGAGGCATACTATGACGTATagagaggcaatatattttctgtcttattatctatcccttttttaatgactctcaacattctgtttgtttttttgactgccactgcacattgaatggtagcagctaatttagatcccatcattttatatgtatagttgggattgtgttttccaaagtgcattactttgcgtttatcaacattgaatttcatctgtcattttgttgcccagtcatccagttttgtaagatccctttgtagctctttgcagtctgctttggacttaactatcttgagtagttttgtatcatctgcatattttgccacctcactgtttacccctttctttagatcatttatgaatatgttgaataggactaggCCCAGTACACATGCCTGGGGGacacaccactatttatctctctccattctgagaactgaccatttattcctaccctttgtttccttttaaccagttaccgatctaTCAGAGGACCAtgcctcttatcccatgacagcttactttgcttaagaacctttggtgagggatcttgtcaaaggctttctgaaaatttaagtacactatatccactggatcccccttgttcacatgcttgttgaccccctcaaagaattctagtggattggtgaggcatgattttcctttacaaaaagcatgttgactcttccccaacaaattatgttcacctATGTCTCTGATaatttttactatagtttcaaccagtttgcctggtactgaagtcaggcttactggcctgtaattgccagcatCACCTCAGGAGCCCTTTTCacaaattggcatcacattagctattctccagtcatttggtagaGAAACTAACTTAAATGATAGGTTAAAAAAACACAGGTACTAGTTcggcaatttcacatttgagatcCTTCGGAACTCTTGGGTGAAACTCATCAGGTCCTGgcgacttattactgtttagtttatcaatttgttccaaaacctcctctaatgaaaCCTTGTTCTGagacagttccttagatttgtcacctaaaaaagaatggctctggtttgggaatctcccttacatcctcagccttcctgcttctgatgtatttaaaaaaaattttgctattactttttgagtcgttggctagctgttcttcagattcGTTTTTGGCCTtcccaattatatttttacacttcatttgctagagtttatgctcctttttattttcctctataGGATtaatcttccactttttaaaggatgcctttttgcctctcactgcttcttttactttgttgtttagccatagtggcaCTTCTTTGGttctctatgttttttaatttggggtatacatttaagttgagcctctactatggtatctttaaaaagtttccatgcagctttcacttttggcactgtacctttcaatttctttttaactaacttcctcatttttgtgcagtttccctttctgaaattaaatgctaccgtATTGGGGCACTGTGGTGTttcccccaccacagggatgttaaatttaattatattatggccactcttaccaagcggtccagctatattcacctcttggaccaggtcctgtgctccacttaggactaaatcaagaattgcctctcctcttgtgggttccaggactagatgctccaagaagcagtcatttaagatgtcaagaaactttctctctgcagcccgtcctgaggtgacatgtacccagtcaatatggggataggtGAAATCCCCATTATTaagtttatttttatagcctctctagtCTGCCTGAATATTTCGCAGTCACtaatcaccatcctggtcaggtggttggtagtatatccctactgctatatttttattactgaagcatgaaattactatccatagagattctatagtacagtttggttcatttaagatttttacttcatatgATTCTGtgctttcacatatagtgccactcccgcACCAGCATggcctgttctgtccttctgatctattttgtaccctggtattactgtgtcccactgattattctcattccaccgagtttctgtgatgcctattatatcaatatcctcatttaatacgaggcaatCTAGAAAgcactacagaaagattttaacaCTCTAAACAGCCTACTCCAATATTAAGTTTTCTCTAGGCTGATGCTTTACTACAAGCTAAGTTAAACAGGCTTCCTCTTCAGGAAAGGAAACGAACCAGCTCACATTCTGACTAGACTTCTTTACGCAAGGAAATCAAGTAGCATAGCTAATGTGGAGTAATCTATCTTGGAGTAGCTTTCCAGAATATCTCCCTACGTGGATCCTTTTTGGGAATAAACatcattttatttcagaataattagCTGCTCTATGAGCGCATTATTCCAGAATAGACTGGCCACAGGCGGAGCTATTctgcaatacacctctaccccaatataacactgtcctcaggagccaaaaaaacttaccgtgttataggtgaaactgcgttatattgaacttgctttgatccgctggagtgcacagccccgccccacccagAGTGCGGCTTTACCACGTTAtctccaaattcatgttatattgggtcgcgttatatcagggtagaggtgtagcttaTTTCAGCCAGTGTACCCACGTAGGCAAGTTTTTAGTAAGCAAAGAGTCTTTTATTACCCACTTTGGTCCCAAGTGACAGCAGGCCCTGCTATtcttctagcccagtggttctcaaccagaggtacacgtacccctgggggtacacagcgATCTTCCAGTAGGTACATCAAtgcatctaggtatttgcctagttttacaacaggctacataaaaagcactagcgaagtcagtacaaactataatttcacacaatgacttgtttatatggctgtacaaatgtaagtacaatatttatattccaactgatttattttgtaattctaTAGCAAaaagagaaagtcagcaattgttcagtaagtgtggctgtgacacctttgtatttttatgtctgactttgtaattaagtagtttaagtgaggcgTAATttgggagtatgcaagacaaactggtctcctgaaaggggtacagtaggcTGGAAAGATTGAGAGTCACTGTTCTAGCCCACTTACCTTCCTTCTATAATGCTGTGTCTTGGTCTCTCTTAAGTAGGAAAGGCCCTGTTACCTCAGAGTAAATTCGTTACCATATTGTTCATTAGTTTTCTTTGTTTCAGGGCCCAAGTATAAACACTCTTGGGTTCCTCTGCcaggtttttcccccactggaGCTGTGCATCCAGAGAAGCCAGTTCAGGAGGATTCTTCTCTTTTGATGGCTGCAGCACTGTTTGAGTGGTTGGATCATTCATTCTTAATGAATTGTAACCACAGGTCCAAGGCTGTGTTCCTGTTGAAACTGCTTGAGTAGAAGGGGGGCCTTCACTTCCCCTTTGACATCTAACACGTATCCTTACAACACAAGCACATAAATATTTAGGGTAAAGATCAAAATATGCAATTAATACAGAGAAACTCATGTTCACGTACTGTCAGGGTAAGATTCAGGGCCCAAAGTATATTTTGTCTTTTAATGTTTACTCCATTGCAGGCATGGAAGTGGGGAAGTTGTGATCCACAGATCTCAACACAGAACTGAAATGGGGCTAAGTAATTTTAGCTCAAAGCTACAGAAAATAAACATGCTTCCAAGCAACCCCATTATGGACcgacttcccttccctctccacttCCATTCAGTTCCTGTATCTCTGCCTTAAGGAAGGATAGGGTCACTGTAAGCAGCCTCCTGTCAGTTTTGTTGGCAGCTGTAGCTTTGCCCAGATGTAACAAGGATTTTGTACAGACTGCCACCTTGTGGTATTGTGCAGATATAACCATTTGCTGCATGGACACATTTCAAGGTTTAGGGAAATGAGAATGCCAGACAGGAAGAAAGATCAGCCATCTGAACCCTTAATGATACAACTTAGTAGCAATATGCAGCTGGAGAGGAAATCTTCAGTACAAGGGCATGCATGGGGCATAGTGGTAGGGACTGGCAGGGGAAGGGTGCTGCAATC
This DNA window, taken from Chelonoidis abingdonii isolate Lonesome George chromosome 26, CheloAbing_2.0, whole genome shotgun sequence, encodes the following:
- the AQP6 gene encoding aquaporin-6, which gives rise to MWKEVLSVTFYRAVFTEFLATSIYVFFGLGSVLRWPSALPTILQISITFNLAAATVVQIAWHVSGAHVNPAVTMAFLLGSHISLGRAACYMVAQLAGGIAGAATLYGVTPAEVQGSLGINTVRSNITSGQAVAVELILTFQLVLCYFASTDRHRNANSPAISIGISVALGHLIGIYFTGCSMNPARSFGPAVIVNKFTVHWIFWVGPMTGAILASVIYNVLLYPDLKSLSQRLAILKGTFEMEAEDMEEAKQNRQPVSLVNVIQMV